A window from Sphingobacterium hotanense encodes these proteins:
- a CDS encoding competence/damage-inducible protein A, whose translation MKAEIITIGDEILLGQIVDTNSAWMAQALLSLQIQIEQITSISDREEHILEALHNASKRADLIICTGGLGPTKDDVTKFTAAKFFNTSLVRNEAVLDHVRGIFARMNRSMPDINHGQADVLANGEVLFNDWGTAPGIWVSHEEKVFVFLPGVPFEMKSLMTHRVLPKLKEFKSEEKIAIRYILTVGIGESHLATQIADIEDSFPAHLHLAYLPKIGLVRLRVSASGRDLEELEKDVEHYTDLLADRIGDAVVAREDLSFEEVIVRSFVESKATLSTAESCTGGNVAKQITEVAGASEMFIGGIIAYANQVKEALLHVEHATLEAYGAVSEETAIQMAKGAQKQLGTTYAIATTGIAGPGGGTPDKPVGTVWVAIAGRSEVKTKLFQFHQDRVLNIERTTSQALLMLWNLFQKEKGF comes from the coding sequence ATGAAAGCAGAAATTATTACCATTGGTGATGAAATTTTGCTAGGGCAAATTGTCGATACCAATTCGGCATGGATGGCACAAGCCTTATTGTCCTTGCAAATCCAAATAGAGCAAATTACTTCCATTTCTGACCGCGAGGAGCATATTCTTGAAGCTTTGCACAATGCTTCCAAACGTGCCGATCTGATTATCTGTACGGGCGGATTAGGTCCGACAAAGGATGATGTGACCAAGTTCACGGCTGCGAAATTCTTTAACACTAGTTTAGTTCGTAATGAGGCCGTCTTAGATCATGTACGCGGAATATTTGCGCGCATGAATCGTTCCATGCCCGACATCAACCATGGGCAAGCAGATGTTCTAGCGAACGGAGAAGTCTTATTCAACGATTGGGGGACAGCGCCCGGGATTTGGGTGTCGCATGAGGAAAAAGTATTTGTGTTCTTACCGGGCGTACCGTTCGAGATGAAAAGTCTGATGACTCATCGTGTTTTACCCAAGCTTAAGGAGTTCAAGAGCGAGGAGAAAATAGCTATTCGCTACATCTTAACCGTAGGAATTGGAGAGTCGCATTTAGCAACACAGATCGCTGATATTGAAGATTCTTTTCCAGCACATTTACACCTTGCCTATCTTCCTAAGATTGGCCTTGTACGCTTGCGCGTTTCGGCATCCGGACGTGACTTAGAAGAATTGGAGAAAGATGTAGAGCATTACACTGATCTACTTGCAGATCGGATTGGCGATGCGGTCGTCGCTCGTGAAGACCTGAGTTTCGAGGAGGTAATCGTTCGTTCGTTTGTCGAATCTAAAGCGACCTTATCTACCGCAGAGAGCTGTACAGGTGGCAATGTTGCCAAGCAGATTACCGAAGTGGCAGGAGCTAGCGAAATGTTTATTGGAGGCATAATAGCCTATGCTAACCAAGTGAAAGAAGCTTTGTTGCATGTGGAACACGCAACACTAGAAGCCTACGGAGCAGTTAGTGAAGAGACAGCAATTCAAATGGCTAAAGGTGCGCAAAAGCAATTAGGTACTACCTACGCCATTGCGACCACTGGAATTGCAGGACCAGGTGGCGGAACTCCGGACAAGCCTGTAGGAACCGTATGGGTTGCGATAGCTGGCCGCTCGGAAGTGAAAACAAAGTTGTTCCAGTTTCACCAAGACCGTGTGTTGAATATCGAAAGAACCACCTCTCAAGCACTTCTGATGTTGTGGAATCTATTTCAAAAAGAAAAAGGCTTTTAA
- a CDS encoding putative LPS assembly protein LptD: protein MASLQAQEETTLRRPPVTQDTTKKLQDSTLITQDSAKNNFREVTGQDTVVMQDSSGLETTVSIVANDSSWNEVSKNILHLFKGAKVKYQGFELAADYIRLDRNTNVLFASGVVDHNGKYVGRPVVIMPGEAPIAVDSLLYNYKSQIPKTFGVMTEVDGGFIQAREVRKNIYDETSIYQGLYSTCNLPYPHTHFGIQITKGVITEKQIIAGPSYLVVENIPLKFLAIPFGFFPKQDKKSSGFLFPSFGEDAARGFSMRDLGWYLTFNDYWDTEFRGNLYSKGSWEASMRTQYLVNYKFNGNFALRYGSTVTGVEGTPSFGRNKDFNVTWNHTQRQEANPGTSFTASVNFGTTSYFRNTAANGTYDINQITNNRMGSSIAYGKVFADGKVNFTSSLRHEQDMRNGDIRLELPQISLNVSTFNPFDSKNRIGEQKWYQRITVGYSLQGRNFVNTKDSILFKGNFLNQFTNGFQHNIPVSLSLNVLKYFQFNTSMNYTERWYFQSVENKLLNEINGYSTVKDTIQGFKRAYDYNISSGLSTKIYGNFKRGIGKIEAMRHVMTPSINVNYRPDFGAERYGFYKDFVDHNGAYRRYSIFENAVYGTPSQGKSMGIGFSIDNTLEAKIRDDKDSTGTGIKKIPIIQGLTFSGNYNAVADSLKLSPISFSGRTSLFDQKININFNGSFDPYSYDKFSGRRIDRFAVKDGQLARLTNFGLSFDYSFNPKASKSRNDNIDSLRNSMPAMTDEQTQALARISTDPNAFVDFNIPWNLSGSFSFNYASVFDPELREMKPNITSTVNLHGDFNMTPKWKVQFNTGFDFVRMESSMSQISIYRDLHCWDMSVGWVPFGRYKSFNVTIRAKASILQDLKLTKRNSHFTY from the coding sequence GTGGCCTCATTGCAGGCACAGGAAGAAACTACATTGAGACGTCCTCCCGTTACACAAGATACCACAAAAAAGCTACAAGATTCGACTTTAATAACACAAGATAGCGCGAAAAATAACTTCCGTGAGGTCACTGGTCAGGATACTGTAGTCATGCAGGATAGTTCAGGCCTAGAGACTACGGTTAGTATTGTAGCCAATGACTCGTCTTGGAATGAAGTAAGTAAGAATATTCTCCACTTATTTAAAGGAGCGAAGGTAAAATACCAAGGTTTTGAATTAGCGGCCGACTATATCCGCTTGGATCGAAATACCAATGTGTTGTTTGCCTCGGGTGTTGTTGACCATAATGGAAAATATGTTGGTCGACCGGTCGTGATCATGCCGGGCGAAGCGCCAATTGCGGTAGACTCCTTGCTATATAACTACAAAAGTCAGATTCCGAAGACTTTCGGGGTTATGACAGAGGTGGACGGTGGTTTTATCCAGGCGCGCGAGGTGCGAAAGAATATTTACGATGAAACCTCGATTTATCAAGGTCTATATAGTACTTGTAATTTGCCGTATCCGCATACCCACTTTGGTATTCAGATTACGAAGGGTGTCATCACAGAGAAACAGATTATTGCCGGACCTTCCTATTTGGTCGTTGAAAATATTCCTTTAAAGTTCCTGGCCATCCCATTTGGCTTCTTCCCAAAACAGGATAAGAAGAGCTCTGGGTTTTTATTCCCTTCTTTCGGGGAAGATGCCGCAAGAGGGTTCTCGATGCGCGACCTAGGTTGGTACCTAACGTTCAACGATTACTGGGATACCGAATTCCGTGGAAACTTATATTCTAAGGGCTCTTGGGAGGCGAGCATGCGGACGCAATACTTAGTGAACTACAAGTTCAATGGTAACTTTGCTCTACGCTATGGATCGACGGTAACCGGGGTAGAAGGTACGCCGAGTTTCGGAAGAAATAAAGACTTCAACGTCACTTGGAACCATACACAACGACAGGAAGCAAATCCTGGAACGTCTTTTACGGCATCGGTAAACTTCGGTACGACTTCTTATTTCAGAAATACAGCAGCCAACGGTACTTACGATATCAATCAGATTACGAACAACCGCATGGGATCTTCTATTGCATACGGTAAAGTGTTTGCGGATGGAAAAGTGAATTTCACTTCCAGCTTACGCCATGAGCAGGATATGCGAAATGGTGATATTCGTTTGGAACTTCCTCAAATCAGTTTGAACGTTTCTACATTCAATCCTTTCGATTCTAAAAATCGTATAGGTGAGCAGAAATGGTATCAACGCATTACTGTAGGGTATAGCTTGCAAGGAAGAAACTTCGTAAATACGAAAGACTCTATTCTTTTCAAAGGGAACTTCTTAAACCAATTTACGAATGGTTTCCAACATAACATTCCAGTAAGTTTAAGCTTAAACGTATTGAAGTACTTCCAGTTCAATACCTCGATGAACTATACCGAGCGCTGGTATTTCCAATCTGTCGAGAACAAACTATTAAACGAGATCAACGGTTACTCGACTGTAAAGGATACGATTCAAGGCTTCAAGCGTGCGTATGATTACAACATTTCTAGTGGTTTATCGACCAAGATTTATGGTAATTTCAAGCGAGGGATTGGCAAGATTGAGGCCATGCGACATGTCATGACGCCTTCCATCAATGTCAACTACAGACCTGATTTTGGTGCGGAACGCTACGGCTTTTACAAGGATTTTGTTGATCATAACGGTGCATACAGACGTTATTCTATTTTTGAAAATGCAGTGTATGGAACACCGTCTCAGGGTAAATCGATGGGTATAGGGTTTTCCATCGACAACACTTTAGAAGCGAAAATACGAGACGACAAAGACTCGACAGGCACTGGTATCAAGAAAATTCCAATTATTCAAGGTTTGACTTTTAGTGGTAACTACAATGCTGTTGCCGACTCACTCAAATTGTCACCTATCAGCTTCTCCGGAAGGACATCGCTTTTCGACCAGAAAATCAATATCAACTTTAATGGTAGTTTCGATCCATATAGCTATGATAAATTCTCAGGACGACGTATCGACCGTTTTGCAGTGAAGGATGGTCAACTAGCACGCCTGACGAACTTTGGTTTATCGTTCGACTATAGCTTTAATCCTAAAGCGTCGAAGAGCAGAAATGATAATATCGATTCCCTGAGAAACAGTATGCCGGCAATGACCGACGAGCAGACACAAGCGCTAGCTCGTATCAGTACAGATCCGAACGCCTTTGTAGATTTTAATATTCCATGGAATTTATCAGGTTCCTTCAGTTTCAACTACGCATCAGTTTTTGATCCGGAATTGAGGGAGATGAAACCGAATATTACCAGTACGGTCAACCTACATGGTGATTTCAATATGACACCGAAATGGAAAGTACAGTTCAATACCGGTTTTGACTTTGTACGGATGGAGTCTTCGATGTCGCAAATCAGTATTTATCGTGATCTCCATTGTTGGGATATGTCCGTTGGCTGGGTGCCATTTGGACGATATAAGAGTTTTAACGTGACGATCAGAGCAAAGGCTTCTATCCTTCAGGATTTGAAACTAACCAAGCGCAACAGTCACTTTACCTATTAA
- a CDS encoding N-acetylmuramoyl-L-alanine amidase family protein yields the protein MNLRKSTKLVLAIIGIAAPLFLIGNYSGYSKSDVTPQVQTNNKTFKLVVIDPGHGGKLPGAYGKISAEKDIVLQVAKKLKDSIEKNIPGVKAILTRETDIDVPFHERSNIANRNHADLFISIHCNSANSDQRVKGKNGRYTTRTIYRPGVSGTETFVCGYNRLQRGESDVATRENADILMEDNYQEKYNGFDPNDPSSYIIFSLLKRTYREKSIKFATYVQNEYVSKGRANRGVQELSLAVLAGASMPAVLTEIGFISNPDEENYMLSSVGQGEIVTNLVDAIKRYKHGHEAIAQR from the coding sequence ATGAATCTTAGGAAATCAACCAAATTAGTCTTAGCAATTATCGGAATTGCAGCCCCTCTATTTTTAATTGGAAATTATTCAGGTTATTCCAAGTCTGATGTTACCCCTCAGGTACAGACTAACAATAAAACTTTTAAGTTAGTCGTTATTGACCCAGGGCATGGCGGAAAACTTCCCGGTGCTTATGGAAAGATATCCGCTGAAAAGGACATTGTATTGCAAGTTGCAAAGAAATTAAAGGACTCTATTGAAAAGAACATTCCCGGTGTTAAAGCTATTTTGACCCGTGAAACGGATATTGACGTTCCATTTCATGAACGCTCTAATATTGCCAACCGCAATCATGCCGATTTATTTATCTCCATCCATTGCAACTCAGCAAATTCCGACCAGCGCGTAAAAGGGAAGAACGGTCGTTATACGACTCGTACAATCTATCGCCCCGGAGTGAGCGGCACAGAGACCTTTGTATGTGGTTATAATAGGCTTCAACGTGGCGAGTCGGACGTAGCAACACGCGAAAACGCCGATATCTTGATGGAGGACAACTATCAGGAAAAATACAATGGTTTCGACCCGAACGATCCTTCCTCTTACATCATCTTCTCGCTATTGAAAAGAACATATCGAGAAAAAAGCATTAAGTTTGCAACGTATGTTCAAAATGAGTACGTCAGCAAAGGGCGTGCGAACCGCGGCGTACAGGAATTATCACTAGCTGTTTTAGCTGGCGCAAGTATGCCGGCTGTCCTTACTGAAATTGGCTTTATTAGTAACCCCGATGAGGAAAACTACATGTTATCTTCTGTAGGTCAAGGTGAAATAGTAACCAACTTGGTAGATGCCATCAAGCGGTACAAGCATGGACACGAAGCGATCGCACAACGTTAG
- a CDS encoding N-acetylmuramoyl-L-alanine amidase family protein, with the protein MQLALCLVVLALASFKPADDQGQNGGNKKIKTIVLDPGHGGNDSGAVGRQSKEKDIALQVALKLGKKIQKDLPGVKVVYTRTTDVYPKLYERPALANKNHADLFISIHCNSGGASTRRVKNSRGRYVTQKVLNTSAKGTETLVLGFSRTGDQDVAIRENASILLEDNYEQNYGGFDPKDPSSYIVFSLMKRKFREQSIRLASYMQDQFAGSSRVDRGVKEQSLAVLATAGMPAVLTEIGFISNPDEERFMMSAAGQESIVNDLFNAINTYRKNVER; encoded by the coding sequence ATGCAGTTAGCACTTTGTCTTGTTGTATTAGCCTTAGCAAGTTTTAAACCCGCCGACGACCAAGGTCAAAACGGTGGAAACAAAAAAATAAAAACAATAGTGCTTGACCCTGGGCATGGAGGAAATGACTCCGGAGCCGTAGGAAGACAGTCAAAAGAAAAAGACATCGCCCTTCAGGTTGCTTTGAAACTTGGAAAGAAAATCCAAAAAGATCTACCAGGAGTTAAAGTAGTGTACACACGCACTACAGATGTTTACCCAAAATTATATGAACGCCCGGCCCTCGCCAACAAAAACCATGCTGACTTATTTATCTCTATACACTGTAACTCCGGAGGAGCATCAACTCGCCGCGTGAAAAACAGTAGAGGTCGTTATGTGACGCAGAAAGTGTTGAATACCTCGGCTAAAGGAACGGAAACTCTAGTACTCGGTTTTAGCCGTACCGGTGATCAAGATGTTGCGATCCGTGAGAATGCTTCTATCCTATTGGAGGATAACTACGAACAGAACTATGGTGGTTTTGACCCGAAAGACCCATCCTCTTATATCGTATTTTCGTTAATGAAACGTAAATTTAGAGAGCAAAGCATCAGATTGGCATCTTATATGCAGGATCAATTTGCGGGATCAAGTCGTGTTGATCGCGGAGTGAAGGAGCAGTCATTAGCAGTATTAGCAACAGCAGGGATGCCGGCGGTATTAACCGAAATCGGCTTTATCTCTAACCCTGACGAAGAACGCTTCATGATGTCTGCAGCTGGTCAAGAATCCATAGTCAACGACTTGTTCAATGCCATAAATACCTATAGAAAAAACGTAGAAAGATAA
- a CDS encoding MlaD family protein — protein MKISNETKVGALTSIAIAILFIGYSFLKGNNVFSSENTFYTEYDNVDGLAVSKPVLVSGFQIGRVSKLTLQPNGKIRTEFKINNDYDIPSNTVARIVSADLLGSKAIVFELGNSTTMARSGDPLLSDVQANLMEKVEPLQKKIENLVEKLDSVLSGVNSVLDDGFQRDFKSSVHSISVSLKNLEKITSDVDGLMGSEKNRLANIMANLESITNNFKNNNAKINNILGNLDSLSSDLSKTEIKATIDNANQAMRDVQAITNKINSGEGSIGLLIHDEKLYNNLNNASKSLDELVNDLKTNPGKYLKISIFGKKDTK, from the coding sequence TTGAAGATATCTAACGAAACCAAGGTCGGCGCATTAACCAGTATTGCCATTGCAATTTTATTTATCGGCTATAGTTTTTTAAAGGGCAACAACGTCTTTAGTAGCGAAAACACATTTTATACAGAATACGACAATGTAGACGGATTAGCAGTTTCAAAACCGGTGCTCGTATCTGGATTTCAAATTGGGCGTGTATCAAAATTAACGTTGCAGCCGAATGGCAAAATCCGCACAGAGTTTAAGATCAACAACGATTATGATATTCCTTCGAACACCGTTGCGAGAATTGTAAGTGCTGATTTATTAGGCAGCAAGGCTATTGTTTTCGAACTTGGCAACAGCACAACGATGGCCAGAAGTGGCGATCCCCTTCTATCAGATGTTCAGGCAAACCTGATGGAAAAGGTAGAGCCTTTGCAGAAGAAAATCGAAAATCTGGTGGAAAAACTAGACTCGGTATTGTCTGGAGTGAACTCCGTATTAGATGATGGTTTCCAACGAGATTTCAAAAGCAGTGTGCATAGTATTTCTGTGTCACTGAAAAACCTGGAGAAAATTACCAGCGATGTTGACGGCTTAATGGGTTCGGAAAAGAACAGACTGGCTAACATCATGGCTAACTTAGAGTCTATCACCAACAACTTCAAAAACAATAACGCGAAGATCAACAACATCCTTGGCAACTTAGATAGCCTATCTTCAGATCTTTCGAAAACTGAAATCAAGGCGACTATCGACAATGCGAATCAAGCGATGCGCGATGTTCAGGCTATCACGAATAAGATCAACTCTGGAGAGGGCTCAATCGGTTTGTTAATTCACGACGAGAAGCTGTATAACAACCTGAATAACGCATCGAAAAGCTTAGATGAGTTGGTGAATGATTTGAAGACCAACCCTGGTAAATACTTGAAGATATCCATCTTCGGCAAGAAGGATACGAAATAG
- a CDS encoding S9 family peptidase gives MLRLSCIGALLLINNMAVAQSKEVPQKVKRPQVENQVKTINGGTPLSPKTLWELGRVSAEGLSADGTQLIYGVSNYQFDDNKSEKNLFVIPVKGGEAKQFTSEAGGESVLSVQENGDVLYMFKGQIWQKSLNGGDAKQLTDIEGGLENVKISPDGKSILFSKAVLLKDYHSVDKYADLPKSNVYIYDNLDYRHWDTWNDGRFNHPFVASYENGKLGKPKDIMEGEPFYSPQMPFGGAEDFTWAPDSKSVIYVAKKRFGKDYAQSTNTDLYQYDIASGKTNNLTEGMIGYDTNPTYSKDGKLLSWLSMKTDGYEADKNDIILLEPASGRKVNLTAHWDGTVNSFVWSKDNKKIYFVAPTKGTVQLFEINVAKGVWSKMLPKITQISEGDFDITGIVGETATGLIVTSTKMTRATEVFDYNFKSKAIKPITTVNDAMYSQIADTKVEGRMTKASDGLDLFSWVIYPPDFDASKKYPVLLFCQGGPQSATTQSYSFRWNFQLMASQGYIVIAPNRRGMPGWGVKWNEQISKDWGGQSIQDYLSAIDDLSKESYVDKENIAAVGASYGGYSVFMLAGVHEGRFKSLISHCGLFDMTSWYGTTEELFFANHDIGPYWDKNNAKSYNEFNPIKHIDKWNTPILIFQGGKDYRVPIGQGLEAFQAAQLKGIKSRLVYLPEENHWVLSGHNAQVWQREFFGWLSETLK, from the coding sequence ATGTTGAGATTATCATGTATTGGAGCACTCTTATTGATCAATAATATGGCTGTTGCACAGAGTAAAGAAGTTCCACAAAAAGTGAAGAGACCGCAGGTTGAAAATCAGGTCAAAACCATCAACGGAGGTACTCCGCTAAGTCCAAAAACACTTTGGGAGCTGGGAAGAGTGAGTGCTGAAGGGTTGTCAGCAGATGGTACCCAATTGATATATGGTGTTTCGAACTATCAATTTGACGATAATAAATCTGAGAAAAATTTATTCGTTATTCCGGTAAAGGGCGGAGAAGCGAAGCAATTTACCAGCGAAGCGGGTGGAGAGTCTGTTTTATCTGTTCAAGAGAATGGCGATGTATTGTATATGTTCAAGGGCCAGATATGGCAGAAGAGCTTAAATGGTGGCGATGCGAAGCAGTTGACGGACATTGAAGGAGGATTGGAGAATGTGAAGATTTCGCCGGATGGAAAGTCGATCTTATTCAGCAAAGCGGTTCTGCTGAAAGACTATCATTCTGTAGATAAATATGCTGACCTACCGAAGTCGAATGTCTATATCTATGATAACTTAGATTACAGACATTGGGATACCTGGAACGACGGACGCTTTAATCACCCATTTGTAGCGAGCTATGAAAACGGGAAGCTTGGCAAGCCAAAGGATATTATGGAAGGCGAGCCTTTCTATTCGCCGCAAATGCCTTTTGGAGGTGCGGAGGACTTTACTTGGGCGCCGGACAGCAAATCCGTTATCTATGTCGCGAAGAAGCGATTTGGGAAAGACTATGCGCAAAGCACAAATACCGACTTGTATCAGTATGATATTGCATCCGGTAAAACCAACAACCTCACGGAAGGGATGATCGGCTATGATACGAATCCAACTTATAGTAAAGACGGTAAGCTATTGAGCTGGCTGAGCATGAAAACGGATGGATATGAAGCTGATAAAAATGATATTATTCTTTTAGAACCTGCCTCCGGAAGGAAGGTGAACTTAACAGCTCATTGGGATGGTACGGTAAACTCATTCGTATGGAGCAAAGACAATAAGAAAATCTACTTCGTCGCACCGACCAAAGGTACGGTACAGCTTTTCGAAATCAATGTGGCAAAAGGGGTATGGTCGAAAATGCTCCCTAAGATTACACAGATATCTGAGGGCGACTTTGATATTACTGGAATCGTCGGTGAAACGGCTACCGGCCTTATTGTGACCTCTACGAAGATGACGAGAGCAACCGAGGTTTTCGATTATAACTTTAAATCTAAAGCGATCAAGCCGATTACCACGGTGAACGATGCGATGTATAGTCAGATAGCCGATACCAAGGTAGAAGGCAGGATGACGAAAGCGTCTGATGGTTTAGATCTTTTTTCATGGGTAATCTATCCGCCGGACTTTGATGCGAGCAAGAAATATCCAGTACTATTGTTCTGTCAGGGAGGACCACAATCCGCAACCACGCAGTCCTACTCGTTCCGCTGGAATTTCCAATTGATGGCATCTCAAGGTTATATTGTTATTGCTCCAAATCGTCGCGGTATGCCTGGTTGGGGCGTAAAGTGGAATGAGCAAATTTCGAAAGACTGGGGTGGACAATCAATTCAAGATTACTTATCGGCAATCGATGATCTTTCTAAAGAGTCGTACGTAGATAAAGAGAATATCGCTGCGGTGGGTGCTAGTTATGGTGGTTATTCGGTATTTATGCTAGCAGGAGTTCATGAAGGAAGATTCAAGTCTTTGATATCACATTGCGGATTGTTTGACATGACTTCTTGGTATGGCACGACGGAAGAGCTATTCTTCGCTAATCATGATATCGGTCCTTACTGGGACAAGAACAATGCAAAGTCGTATAATGAGTTCAACCCGATCAAACATATCGACAAATGGAATACGCCGATTTTGATTTTTCAAGGCGGTAAAGATTATAGAGTTCCGATTGGACAGGGATTAGAGGCTTTCCAAGCGGCTCAATTGAAAGGCATAAAGAGCAGATTAGTGTATCTTCCTGAAGAGAATCACTGGGTTCTTTCAGGACATAATGCACAGGTATGGCAACGTGAGTTCTTCGGATGGTTGTCGGAAACCTTGAAATAA
- the creD gene encoding cell envelope integrity protein CreD produces the protein MENIEQNNPQDEQPTKSLYDRVTGSVVIKFGVVFFLTLILLIPMNLITDLISERKYREQSVSNEIAVKWGKEQVIASPIVVVPYDDVREVVEESSEGVKQVVKTVVNRWAQLLPDEVQATAEVSPEPLKRGIYQAVVYSSKIKLKGKFVGFDMEKLDVSAEKLKWNEAKLIFGVHDVKGLTANPTLNWGGAMMELGKSNYEMRPYQENLIVDLPLSGNEDLKQGFELDFDIRGSRSLNFLPLAKQTDIDVKGNWSNPSFNGGHLPESRDVTDQAFAAKWSIPSFSRKLPQQWTGGQQNIYDFLGVDLNSENGEPSANPYDAIPATATVAGVGGSAEMISSDYDMVQINFLPSINNYQKTTRVTKYGILVIALTFVSLLFMEIIKKQRVHIIQYVLIGFAMVLFYALLLAISEHLGFNIAYLLAALATILLIASFVRAITKNMKSALIFGAILSLFYVFIYILMQLRDYSLIVGTIGVFIILAALMRLSTKIDWYQFDKR, from the coding sequence ATGGAAAATATAGAACAAAACAATCCGCAAGACGAACAGCCGACGAAGTCACTTTACGACCGTGTTACAGGATCCGTAGTCATAAAGTTTGGGGTGGTCTTCTTTCTGACGCTCATTTTATTAATTCCGATGAACCTAATTACAGATCTGATTTCCGAACGTAAATACCGGGAGCAAAGTGTATCGAATGAGATTGCTGTCAAATGGGGCAAGGAGCAAGTTATTGCGAGCCCGATTGTCGTAGTGCCCTATGATGACGTTCGGGAGGTCGTGGAAGAATCATCCGAAGGCGTGAAGCAGGTTGTGAAAACTGTGGTCAACCGTTGGGCACAACTGCTTCCGGATGAAGTACAAGCAACAGCGGAGGTAAGCCCCGAACCCCTGAAACGCGGTATCTACCAAGCCGTAGTCTACAGTTCCAAGATCAAGTTGAAAGGAAAATTCGTTGGCTTCGACATGGAAAAGCTCGATGTCTCAGCGGAAAAGTTGAAATGGAACGAAGCAAAACTGATTTTCGGGGTCCACGACGTAAAGGGATTGACCGCAAATCCAACCTTGAACTGGGGCGGAGCGATGATGGAACTTGGAAAATCAAATTACGAAATGAGACCTTATCAGGAAAATCTGATCGTCGATTTACCATTGTCGGGCAATGAGGACTTAAAGCAAGGCTTTGAGCTAGACTTTGATATTCGTGGGTCTCGCTCCTTGAATTTCCTTCCCTTAGCAAAGCAAACAGATATCGATGTGAAGGGGAATTGGTCTAACCCTAGTTTCAATGGTGGGCACCTTCCGGAGAGCCGTGACGTAACGGATCAGGCATTTGCAGCCAAATGGAGCATTCCTTCTTTCAGCCGCAAGCTCCCACAACAGTGGACAGGCGGGCAGCAAAATATATACGATTTCCTAGGCGTAGATCTGAATAGCGAGAATGGGGAACCTTCTGCCAATCCTTATGATGCTATTCCTGCAACAGCAACGGTCGCTGGTGTAGGTGGAAGTGCAGAAATGATTAGCTCAGATTACGATATGGTTCAAATAAATTTCTTACCTTCAATAAACAATTATCAAAAGACTACGCGCGTAACGAAATACGGGATCTTAGTCATAGCATTAACCTTTGTTTCGCTACTTTTCATGGAAATTATCAAAAAGCAGCGCGTGCATATTATCCAATATGTGTTGATCGGTTTTGCAATGGTATTGTTCTATGCTTTACTTCTTGCCATCTCCGAGCACCTGGGATTCAATATTGCATATCTGCTGGCGGCATTAGCGACCATCTTATTGATAGCTTCCTTTGTTAGAGCGATTACGAAGAATATGAAATCGGCGCTTATATTTGGCGCTATACTATCCCTATTTTACGTATTCATCTATATTTTGATGCAGCTGCGCGATTATTCTTTAATAGTAGGAACGATAGGTGTATTTATCATTCTGGCAGCATTGATGCGCTTATCGACAAAGATTGACTGGTACCAATTCGATAAACGATGA
- a CDS encoding Coq4 family protein, which translates to MRGLRLKFMLHLYNWSSRVYAELFKTHKQAWGISKQEFAEFADGSLGAALGQFYRDKGFDVMPKLENHDVFHLVTQTGTNIEDEIAMQYLLLGNGKISLYLLGMVAIGGFVFPEYTKYYWRSFQKGKEMWPFHHLEFKDYLNEPLYNLQRAFAQKTNILILK; encoded by the coding sequence ATGAGAGGACTTCGTTTAAAATTTATGCTTCACCTCTATAACTGGTCGAGCAGGGTCTATGCGGAGCTGTTTAAAACCCATAAACAAGCATGGGGGATAAGCAAGCAAGAGTTTGCCGAATTTGCGGATGGAAGTTTGGGAGCGGCTCTAGGGCAGTTTTATCGAGATAAGGGCTTCGATGTGATGCCTAAACTGGAGAATCATGATGTCTTTCATCTGGTTACACAGACAGGAACCAATATTGAGGATGAAATCGCTATGCAATATCTGTTGCTAGGGAATGGAAAGATATCCTTATATCTATTGGGGATGGTCGCTATCGGAGGATTTGTATTTCCGGAATATACAAAATACTATTGGCGGTCTTTCCAAAAAGGAAAGGAAATGTGGCCCTTTCATCATCTGGAGTTCAAAGACTATTTAAACGAACCGCTTTATAACTTACAACGTGCATTTGCTCAAAAAACTAATATTCTAATCTTAAAATAA